The following are encoded together in the Peromyscus leucopus breed LL Stock chromosome 1, UCI_PerLeu_2.1, whole genome shotgun sequence genome:
- the Fah gene encoding fumarylacetoacetase isoform X2, which translates to MGLGQAAWKEARTTLQNLLSASQARLRDDKELRQCAFTSQASAKMHLPAAIGDYTDFYSSRQHATNVGIMFRGKENALMPNWLHLPVGYHGRASSIVVSGTPIRRPMGQMRPDNSKPPVYGACRLLDVELEMAFFVGPGNTFGEPIPISKAHEHIFGMVLMNDWSARDIQQWEYVPLGPFLGKSFGTTISPWVVPMDALMPFVVPNPEQDPKPLPYLCHKQPYTFDINLSVALKGEGMSQAATICRSNFKHMYWTMLQQLTHHSVNGCNLRPGDLLASGTISGSEPGSFGSMLELSWRGTKAIDLGQGQTRTFLLDGDEVIIAGHCQGDGYRVGFGQCAGKVLPALSPA; encoded by the exons ATGGGCCTGGGCCAAGCGGCCTGGAAGGAGGCAAGAACAACCTTGCAGAACTTGCTGTCTGCCAGCCAAGCCAGGCTGAGAGATGACAAGGAGCTTCGGCAGTG TGCGTTCACCTCCCAGGCTTCTGCCAAGATGCACCTTCCTGCTGCCATAG GAGACTACACAGACTTCTACTCCTCCCGGCAGCATGCCACTAATGTTGGCATCATGTTCAGGGGCAAGGAGAATGCGCTGATGCCCAACTG GCTCCACTTACCTGTGGGATACCATGGCCGGGCTTCCTCCATCGTGGTATCTGGCACCCCAATCCGAAGACCCATGGGACAGATGAGACCTGATAACT CAAAGCCTCCTGTGTATGGTGCCTGCAGACTCCTGGACGTGGAGTTGGAAATG GCTTTCTTTGTAGGCCCTGGGAACACATTCGGAGAGCCAATCCCTATTTCCAAAGCCCACGAGCACATCTTCGGGATGGTCCTCATGAACGACTGGAGTG CCCGAGACATCCAGCAGTGGGAGTACGTCCCCCTTGGGCCGTTCCTGGGGAAGAGCTTTGGAACCACCATCTCCCCGTGGGTGGTGCCCATGGATGCCCTCATGCCCTTTGTTGTGCCCAACCCGGAGCAG GACCCCAAGCCCTTGCCGTATCTCTGCCACAAGCAGCCCTACACATTTGATATCAACCTGTCGGTTGCCTTGAAAG GAGAAGGAATGAGCCAGGCGGCTACCATCTGCAGGTCCAACTTTAAG CATATGTACTGGACCATGCTGCAGCAGCTCACACACCACTCTGTTAATGGCTGCAATCTGAGACCTGGGGACCTCCTGGCTTCTGGAACCATCAGTGGATCG GAACCTGGAAGCTTTGGCTCTATGCTGGAACTGTCCTGGAGGGGAACAAAGGCAATTGATCTAGGCCAGGGGCAGACCAGGACCTTCCTGCTGGATGGTGATGAAGTCATCATAGCAG GTCACTGCCAGGGGGACGGCTACCGTGTTGGTTTCGGCCAGTGTGCCGGGAAGGTGCTGCCTGCCCTCTCGCCAGCCTGA
- the Fah gene encoding fumarylacetoacetase isoform X1: MSFIPVAEDSDFPIQNLPYGVFSTQSHPKPRIGVAIGDQILDLSVIKHLFTGPVLSKHQHVFDETTLNSFMGLGQAAWKEARTTLQNLLSASQARLRDDKELRQCAFTSQASAKMHLPAAIGDYTDFYSSRQHATNVGIMFRGKENALMPNWLHLPVGYHGRASSIVVSGTPIRRPMGQMRPDNSKPPVYGACRLLDVELEMAFFVGPGNTFGEPIPISKAHEHIFGMVLMNDWSARDIQQWEYVPLGPFLGKSFGTTISPWVVPMDALMPFVVPNPEQDPKPLPYLCHKQPYTFDINLSVALKGEGMSQAATICRSNFKHMYWTMLQQLTHHSVNGCNLRPGDLLASGTISGSEPGSFGSMLELSWRGTKAIDLGQGQTRTFLLDGDEVIIAGHCQGDGYRVGFGQCAGKVLPALSPA, translated from the exons ATGTCTTTTATTCCGGTGGCCGAGGACTCCGACTTCCCCATCCAAAACCTGCCCTATGGCGTTTTCTCCACTCAAAGCCAC CCAAAGCCGCGGATTGGTGTGGCCATCGGTGACCAAATCTTGGACCTCAGTGTCATTAAACACCTCTTCACTGGGCCTGTCCTCTCCAAACACCAGCATGTCTTTGATGAG ACAACTCTCAACAGCTTTATGGGCCTGGGCCAAGCGGCCTGGAAGGAGGCAAGAACAACCTTGCAGAACTTGCTGTCTGCCAGCCAAGCCAGGCTGAGAGATGACAAGGAGCTTCGGCAGTG TGCGTTCACCTCCCAGGCTTCTGCCAAGATGCACCTTCCTGCTGCCATAG GAGACTACACAGACTTCTACTCCTCCCGGCAGCATGCCACTAATGTTGGCATCATGTTCAGGGGCAAGGAGAATGCGCTGATGCCCAACTG GCTCCACTTACCTGTGGGATACCATGGCCGGGCTTCCTCCATCGTGGTATCTGGCACCCCAATCCGAAGACCCATGGGACAGATGAGACCTGATAACT CAAAGCCTCCTGTGTATGGTGCCTGCAGACTCCTGGACGTGGAGTTGGAAATG GCTTTCTTTGTAGGCCCTGGGAACACATTCGGAGAGCCAATCCCTATTTCCAAAGCCCACGAGCACATCTTCGGGATGGTCCTCATGAACGACTGGAGTG CCCGAGACATCCAGCAGTGGGAGTACGTCCCCCTTGGGCCGTTCCTGGGGAAGAGCTTTGGAACCACCATCTCCCCGTGGGTGGTGCCCATGGATGCCCTCATGCCCTTTGTTGTGCCCAACCCGGAGCAG GACCCCAAGCCCTTGCCGTATCTCTGCCACAAGCAGCCCTACACATTTGATATCAACCTGTCGGTTGCCTTGAAAG GAGAAGGAATGAGCCAGGCGGCTACCATCTGCAGGTCCAACTTTAAG CATATGTACTGGACCATGCTGCAGCAGCTCACACACCACTCTGTTAATGGCTGCAATCTGAGACCTGGGGACCTCCTGGCTTCTGGAACCATCAGTGGATCG GAACCTGGAAGCTTTGGCTCTATGCTGGAACTGTCCTGGAGGGGAACAAAGGCAATTGATCTAGGCCAGGGGCAGACCAGGACCTTCCTGCTGGATGGTGATGAAGTCATCATAGCAG GTCACTGCCAGGGGGACGGCTACCGTGTTGGTTTCGGCCAGTGTGCCGGGAAGGTGCTGCCTGCCCTCTCGCCAGCCTGA